In Streptomyces sp. HUAS ZL42, the DNA window TCCCGCTCCCGCTCTGGCGTGTTGCCGATCCGTTCCCCGACCGCGTCGCGCATCTGCTCGCCGGTCAGGCCGGTGGCGCAGATGAGGAAGACATGGCCGAACTTCTCCTGGTAGGCCAGGTTGAGGTCGAGCATCTCCGCCTTGAGCTCCTCGGAGGCGCCGGCCATGCCGCGCTGTTCCCGCGCCGAGGTGGGGTCGCCCGGCTTGGGGCGGCCGATCGGCGGGTGTCCTGCCATCGCCTCGGCCAGGTCCTCGGCGGTGAGCTCCGCCATGGCGGAGTCGTTCGCCGCGTACAGTTCGCCGGCGGTGGTGTAGGGGCGGGCGGCGAGCAGCCGCTTCCCCCATGCCGTGGAGGCGCACGCCTCGTGGAGGACGGCGAGGGCCGTGTGCTCCTCCATGGCGTTGAACCGGGCCAGGCCCGGGGGCGTGGAAGTCGACGTCACGGGAGCCTCCGTGGCCGTTGGACGGCCTTCGTGCTGAGCGGGCTGCGGCCCAGCTAACGCCCCCTCGCGACACACGTCAACACTTTGTTGAAAATTCGCGGTAACAACCCGCTCCGGAGCTCAGCCCTTGTCGCGGTTCAGGTAGTTGTAGACGGTGAAGCGGCTCACCCCGAGCGCGCTCGCCACGGTCTCCACGCCGTGCCGTACGGAGAAGGCGCCTCGCGCCTCGAGTATCCGTACGACCTCCTGCTTGGCCTTGCGGTCCAGGTCGGCGAGCGGCTTGCCCCGCTTGCGCTCCATGGCGGCCAGGATGTGGTCGAGGGAGTCCGCCAGCTGCGGCAGGCGTACGGCGACCACGTCGGCGCCCTCCCAGGCCAGCACGACGTCGTCGGGACCGGCCTCGTCCGGCGGGAGCATCTCGCCGCCCATGGCGTCGACCAGCGGCTTCACGGCGGTGATGAAGGGCTCGTCCCCGGTGCCGGTCACTCGCCCTCCCCCACGACGTTGACCTGCAGCGAGATCCGGGTGGCGCCGGCCTCCAGGGTCTTGCGCAACAGTGCGTCCACGGCGGTGAGGACGGCGTCCGCACGCCCTTCGGCGGTGTTGCCGAACGGGCCGACGTCCACGGCGTCCAGGTCGGCCGCCTCGACGACCTCGCGGGCGACCAGCGCGTGCGCGGGCGGCTCGTCGAGGTCGAAGGGTTCGGTCGTGAACTCCACTCTCAAGCGCATCGCGCCCCCAAACACATCCTGACCTGCGATTTTACCCGTATCGGGACAGACGGGCACAAGTGGAATCGCACGGCGGAGCCGGTTCGCCCGCCACGAGGTGACCCTAGCCGCTGCGGGCCGGACCGGAGCCCGGCCCGCACCTATTGCCGTCGGCCTTCGAACGTGCCGCGCTCCGCCCGGAGCAGCGCAAACCCGGCCGGGCACCCCTTGACAAGCCACGACGCACACAGGCAGGCTTCCATCAAGCAGAAACAAACTTCCGTAATACGGAATCAAGCCAGCGGAAGGGGGCGCGGCCCCGATGCCAGGTTCTGAATCGAGCACAGCCGCAGACCAGCGCTTCACCGTCAACCTGTCGATCCTCTTCACGGAACTCCCGCTCCTGGAGCGCCCCGCGGCCGCCGCCGCGGCCGGCTTCACCGCGGTCGAGTTGTGGTGGCCCTGGGTGGACACCCCCACCCCCCGGCAGTCCGAGCTCGACGCACTGAAGAAGGCGATCGAGGACGCGGGCGTCCGGCTCACGGGCCTGAACTTCTACGCCGGCCGGCTCCCGGGCCCGGACCGCGGCGCCCTGTCGGTCCCCGGCGAGGAGTCGGAGCGGTTCCGCGCCAACATCGACGTCGTCGCCGGCTTCGCCCAGTCCCTGGGCTGCACGGCTCTCAACGCCCTGTACGGCAACCGCGTCGAGGGCGTGGACCCGGCCGAGCAGGACGCGCTGGCTCTGGAGAACCTGGTGCTCGCGGCCCGGGCCGCCGACCGGATCGGCGCGATCCTGCTGGTCGAGGCGCTGAACCGGCCCGAGTCGCCGCTCTACCCGCTGGTGTCCGCCCCGGCCGCCGTCGGCGTCGTCGACAGGGTCAACCAGACGACGGGCCTCGGCAACGCGCGCTTCCTCATGGACCTCTACCACCTGTCCATGAACGGCGAGGACCTGCCGTCGGTGATCGAGCAGTACACCCCGAGGACCGGACACGTCCAGATCGCCGACAACCCGGGCCGCGGCGCCCCGGGCACGGGCTCGCTGCCCCTGGAGAACCTCCTCGACCAGCTCGGGAAGGCCGGTTACGAGGGCTGGGTCGGCCTGGAGTACAAGCCGGGCGACCGTCCGAGCGCCGAGGCCTTCGACTGGCTGCCCCGCTGATCCCCCGTACCGAGAGGCACTCCCCCATGAGCAACACACTTCCCAAGGTCGCCTGGATAGGCCTCGGCATCATGGGCTCCCCCATGTCCGAGAACCTGATCAAGGCGGGCTACGACGTCACCGGCTACACCCTCGAGCAGGACAAGCTGGACCGCTTGGCGGCCGCGGGCGGCACCGCGGCCGGTTCGATCGCCGGGGCCGTCCGTGACGCCGACGTGATCATCACGATGGTGCCCGCGTCCCCGCAGGTCGAGGCGATCGCCTACGGCCCCGACGGCATCCTCGCGAATGCGAGGCGGGGCGCCCTGCTCATCGACATGTCCTCGATCACCCCGCAGACCTCCGTCGACCTGGCGGCGGCCGCGAGGGACAGGGGCATCCGCGTGCTCGACGCCCCCGTGTCCGGCGGTGAGGCCGGCGCCGTCGAGGCCGTACTGTCGATCATGGTCGGCGGTGAGCAGGCCGACTTCGACGCCGCCAGGCCGGTCTTCGAGGCGCTCGGGAAGACGATCGTGCTGTGCGGCCCACACGGCTCCGGCCAGACCGTGAAGGCCGCCAACCAGCTGATCGTCGCCGTCAACATCCAGGCGTGCGCCGAGGCCGTGGTCTTCCTGGAGAAGTCGGGCGTGGACCTGAAGGCGGCGCTGGACGTCCTGGGCGGCGGCCTCGCGGGCTCCACCGTGCTGACCCGCAAGAAGGACAACTTCCTCGGCCGCGACTTCAAGCCGGGCTTCCGCATCGACCTGCACCACAAGGACATGGGCATCGTCACGGACGCCGCCCGCAACGTGGGCGCGGCCCTGCCCGTCGGCGCGGTGGTCGCCCAGCTGGTCGCGAGCCTGCGCGCGCAGGGCGACGGCGGCCTGGACCACTCGGCGCTGCTGCGGTCCGTGGAGCGCCTGTCCGGCGCGCAGGTCTGACCCACCTCCGAGACTTCCGGGCGGCGCCGCCGCTGACATCTGTCCTGTCGCGCCCAGGCGGCGGCGACGTCCGGAACCGACTGCCCGCGACGCCCGAGCGGCCCGGATGAGGGGTGGCCGAGCGGAGGCGTGCGGGCGAGGCCAGGGCCTGTCAGGCAGGTCCTGGGGACCGCGGCGGAGTGCGAGCCAGTGCGGTGGTGAAGGTCCGGGGCCTCCTCCTTCGACCTGAGGGGAGGAGCCCGCCGGTGCCGTCGCATCCGCCGCGGTCCCAGCCGCTCCCCGGAGATTCCGGGGTTACCGCGGGTTGCCCGGGTGCGGATCCGCCCCCGCCGCAGGACTCTTTAGGCATGGCACATCCAACGGAGCATCCGCACATAGTGGTGCACCCCCCGGCCCTGGACGGCTCCCGGCGGGTCACCGAGGGTGACGAAACCCTGGGAATCGCCTCGCACGTCGACGACGTCAGCGAGATTCTGCGGTTGGCCGACCTGTACGTGACCGACGTGGCGGAGACCGACCTCATCGAGTGGCAGGGCGGCGGCCCGGACGACTGGCCGGGCCTGTCCGAGCACCACGAGCATTGAAGACACGTACGCCACTGGTCGTAGGCCGTCTACGCAATCCTCAAATCAACCTCTGAACACGGTTCAAGAGGCTTCAACCTCCCCCGGCCGCGGGCACATTCTCCGTCACACGGGGCCCGCCGGCACGGGGGCGGCGGGCCCCGTGCCGGGGGGTGTGCCATGAGCAGTGGTGCGACGGGTCGGCTGGAGGCGCACGAGATCGCCCTGTTGCGGGGCGGTCCGCGCGCCGCGGTCACGGTGGCCGTGCTGGGGCTGCACCTGCGGGGCGCCGTGGAAGCCGGCCGGCCCGGCACCATGCGGGCCGCCGGGGCGACGGGTGCGCCTTCGCCACCGCCCCTCACGAAAGCGGTGCACGCCGCGCTCCACCGGCCCGCGGGCATGCGCCAGTTGCTGGACCGACAGGGTGTGCGCAGGGCACTCGGCGCGCTGCGCGACGAACTCAGGGCCGCCGGGCTGCTGCGCACCTTCCCGCCCGGCCGCACCGGCGCCGCCCGCCGCCTGTTGAAGGCCCTGCGGAAAGAGCACCCCCTCCCCACGAACCAGAGGGGCCTGTCGACGGACGACGTCCTCCTCGCCGTGGCCCTGCACGGCGACCGCGCGCTGACCGCCCTCGCTCCGCGATTCACCCGGCAGGCGGGCCTGACCGGCCGGGGCGGGACGACGGAGCGGGAGATGCGGCAGTCCTGGGGCGGCGGTTCGGGCGGAGGCGGCTTCAGCTGCGGAGCCGCGTAGCCAGGTCCGGAGCCTCGAGGAACGCCATTGTGTGCCGCAGGAACAGGTCGGGGCGCTCGTTGTACGGCTCGTGGCCCGTCGGCAGCAGCACGCTCACCGTGTGCGCGGGCAGGGCGCTCCGGGCCCGCCGCCCGTCCAGGAAAGCGGGGACCACCGGATCACGTCTGCCCCACAGCAGCAGCACCGGTACGCCGATCCCGCCCGGGTCCGCCAGGACGGTCGCCGGTTCCGCGAGGCCTCGCCAGATGGCACAGTGAACCGCCAACTTTCGCCTGTCATAGGGTAGTTGCCGTGCCCGCGCGTAGGTCGCACGCGCGCTCGGCGTGCGCAGGCCGCCCAGATAGGCGCGGGCCAGCGGGACGACGAGCCGGCGGGCGACGGCGGGGCGGCCCATCACCTCGCGGCAGAACCAGCGGGTGAGCGCGTTGTGCGAGGTGAATCCCGCCGGGTCGACCAGCACGAGCCCGGCGATCCGCGCCGCGTACCGCCCCTCGGCCAGTCGGCAGGCCACATAACCGCCGACGCTGTTGCCGACGACGGCGACCCGACCGATGTCACCGAGCGCGTCGAGCACCCGCTCGGCCACCGTCACCAGCCCCTCCGGGGTGACCTTCCCGGGATCGGGCACGGTCGAGTCGCCGTAGCCCGGCCAGTCGACCACGAAGACACAGTGGTGGTCGGCGAGGGCGGGCAGGACGGCGTCGTAGTCCCGCCCTTCGCCCGGGTTGGCGTGCAGGAGCAGCACGCCGGGCGCGCCGGGCGGGCCGGCGCGGCGCACAGAGATGTCACCGAGCTCCGTGGGAACAGTCATCCGCATGGGGCGAGCATGGCGGAGCACAGGGGTCACGCAAAGAGGGCGGCCCCACCACTCGACGGCCCGCCCGCCGGGCTCGGTTCCGTCTCAGACCTTCAGCGTCCTGATCGACGTCGGCGCGTGCCCCGGCTCCGTCGCGAGTTCCTCGAACTCGACGACGTTGCCGATGTCGTTGGTCGTGGACATCGAGATGTTGGTGACGCGTTCGAGGATCGCCTCGACGACGACCGGCACCCGGAACTCCGCGGCGAGCTTCTTGGCCTGCTCGAAGGCCGCGGCGAGGTCGTTCGGGTCGGTCACCCGGATCGCCCTGCAGCCCAGGCCCTCGGCGACCTTCACATGGTCCACGCCGTAGACGCCCAGCTCAGGAGCGTTGATGTTGTCGAACTCCAGGTTGACCTGGAAGTCGATGTCGAAGGCCCGCTGCGCCTGGCGGATCAGGCCCAGGTAGGAGTTGTTGACGAGGACATGGACGTACGGGATCTTGTGCTGTGCCCCCACGGCCAGCTCCTCGATCATGAACTGGAAGTCGTAGTCGCCGGACAGGGCGACCACGGACGCCTCCGGGTCGGCCTTGGCGACGCCCAGCGCGGCCGGGATCGTCCAGCCGAGGGGCCCGGCCTGGCCGCAGTTGATCCAGTGCCGCGGCCGGTAGACGTGCAGCATCTGCGCGCCCGCGATCTGTGAGAGGCCGATGGTGGTGACGTACCGGGTCTCGGGGCCGAAGGCCTTGTTCATCTCCTCGTAGACGCGCTGCGGCTTGATCGGGATGTCGTCGAAGTGCGTACGGCGCTGGAGCCTGGCCTTCTTCTCCTGTGCGGAGGCGGCCCAGGCACCGCGGTCGGGCAGTTCGCCGGCCGCCTTCGACTCCCGTGCCACCTCGACGAGGAGCTCGAGCGCGGCCTTGGCGTCGGAGGTGATGCCGTAGTCCGGGGCGAAGATCCTGCCGATCTGGGTGGGCTCGATGTCGACGTGGACGAAGGTGCGGCCCGCCGTGTAGACGTCGACGCGACCGGTGTGGCGGTTGGCCCAGCGGTTGCCGATGCCGAGGACGAAGTCCGACTCCAGGAAGGTCGCGTTGCCGTAGCGGTGCGAGGTCTGCAGGCCGACCATGCCGGCGTTCAGCTCGTGGTCGTCGGGGATGGCGCCCCAGCCCATCAGGGTCGGGACGACCGGGGTGCCGGTCAACTCGGCGAACTCCACGAGGAGTCCGGACGCGTCGGCGTTGATGACGCCGCCGCCGGCGACGATCAGCGGGCGCTCGGAGGCGTTGAGCATCCGGATCGCCTTCTCGATCTGCGCGCGCGTGGCGGCGGGCTTGTAGACGGGGAGCGGCTCGTACGTCTCCGGGTCGAACTCGATCTCGGTCTGCTGGACGTCGGCCGGCAGGTCGATGAGGACGGGGCCGGGCCGGCCGGAGCGCATGAGGTGGAAGGCCTGCTGGAAGACGCCGGGAACCTGCGCGGCCTCCAGAACCGTGACCGCCGCCTTGGTGACCGGCCTGGCGATGGAGGCGATGTCGACGGCCTGGAAGTCCTCCTTGTGGATCACGGCGGTGGGGGCCTGGCCGGTGATGCACAGGATCGGGACGGAGTCGCCGATCGCGGAGTACAGGCCCGTGATCATGTCGGTGCCGGCGGGGCCCGAGGTGCCGATGCAGACGCCGATGTTGCCGGGGCGCGTGCGGGTGTAGCCCTCGGCCATGTGCGAGGCGCCCTCGACATGCCGGGCGAGGGTGTGCTGGATGCCGCCGGCGGCCTTGAGCGCCGCGTAGAAGGGGTTGATCGCCGCGCCGGGGACACCGAAGGCGTGGGTGACGCCTTCGCGCTTGAGGATCTCGACTGCCGCGCGGGCAGCGGTCATACGAGCCATGGAGTACTCCTGCTTCGGCTGTTGGATTCGCTCTCCCGTCGCGCCCCGCGGTGAGAACTTTCCGCAAAACGGAAATTAAATTCTACTATCTGGAAGCAATGTAAGTGGGCGGTCGAATGCCGTCAAGGGACGGACAAGCGGGGCTCCCTGGAGGACGATGGGAGCCATGTCCGAGAGCGTGTCGGTGCGCTGCCCGGCCTGCCGTCGTGAGCATCTCTACGCCGCACCGTCCTACCCGTGTGCATGCGGCGCGCCCGTCGCCCCGCGGCTCGATCCGCGCGGTACCGCGACGGCCGTCAGCCATCAGGTCTGGGACGACCAGTGGGTCACCGTGCGCTGTACGTCCTGCGGCCGCCGGGACCAGTGGCCGCGGCCGGAACTCGGCTGCCCCTGCGGGGCGCTGCTCAGGATCCGGATGTGCGGCACGGCTGCGGCCACGGACGAGGACGCCACGCCGGCCGCCGAACCGCCCCGCCGCCGCACAGTGCGGCCGGTGACCATCCGCACCGCGCGCGACGCGGTCACCGCGGCCGCACTCCATCTGCGCCGGCTCGGATACCGGGACGTCCGCAGGGCCGACCAGCGTCCGCCGTCCGGCGTCGGCCTCGCCGCCCGCGGCCTCCTCGCCCAGGTCGACCCGACCCTGCGCCCGGCCTCGCTGCGGGACGTGGAGTGCCTGTGGCTGACGGCGATGTCGGAGTCCGCGAGATGCGTGTACTTCTCCCTCGCCGGATACGCCGACGACGCCCGCGCCCGGGCCGACGCCCTGGACATCCCCCTGTTCGTCCTCGGCCTCACGGGCACGGCCCAGCCGGTGAACGACCCGGCGGACCGGCTGGACGCGGGCGGCACCCAGTGACGCTCCACAGGGCCCGCCCCTTGGACTACCGGGCGTACCTCTCCCGCAGCTCCACCTTCCGCACCTTCCCCGACACCGTCATCGGGAAGGAGTCCAGGATCTGCAGCCGCCTCGGCACCTTGTAGTGCGCCAACTGCCCCTCGCAGTACGCCCGCAGCTCCTCCAGCGTCAGTGGGTCGTCCGGGTCGCGGGGGATGACGCAGGCGAGGACCTCCTCGCCGTACTTCTCATGGGGTACGCCGACGACCTGGACGTCCCTGATCTTCGGGTGGCCGTAGAGGAACTCCTCCACCTCGCGCGGGTAGATGTTCTCGCCGCCACGGATGATCATGTCCTTGATGCGGCCGACGATCTCGACGTAACCGTCCTCGCGCATCATCGCGAGGTCCCCCGTGTGCATCCAGCGCCCGGCGTCGACGGCCTCCGCGGTCTTCTCCGGCTCGTCCCAGTAGCCGAGCATCACGCTGTAGCCCCGGGTGCACAACTCCCCGGCCGTTCCCCGAGGTTGGGTGACCCCGCTCGCCGGGTCGACGACCTTCACCTCGATGTGCGGAAGCACCCGCCCGACCGTGCCCGTGCGGTGCTCCAGGTCGTCGTCCATCCGCGTCTGCAGCGAGACCGGGGAGGTCTCGGTCATGCCGTAGCAGATGGAGACCTCCTCCATGTGCATCTCGGCGACGACCCGCTTCATCACCTCCACCGGGCAGGGCGAGCCCGCCATGATGCCGGTGCGCAGCGTGGTCAGGTCGTACGACGCGAAGTCGGGCAGGTTCAGCTCCGCGATGAACATGGTCGGAACGCCGTACAGGGACGTGCACCGCTCCTGCTGGACGGCCTTCAGGGTGGCCTCGGGGTCGAAGGACGGGGCCGGGATCACGATGCAGGCCCCGTGGGAGGTGGCGCCCAGGTTCCCCATCACCATGCCGAAGCAGTGGTAGAAGGGCACGGGCAGGCACACCCGGTCCTGCTCGGTGTAGCCGATCGTACGGCCCACCCAGTAACCGTTGTTGAGGATGTTGTGGTGGGAGAGCGTGGCGCCCTTCGGGAAGCCGGTCGTCCCGGAGGTGTACTGGATGTTGACCGGGTCGTCGCAGCTCAACTCGTCGGAGACGGCCGCCAGTCGCTCGTGGGGCACAGCGGCCGCGTCCGCCGTCAGTGCCTCCCAGGACGGGTCGCCGATGTAGACGGTCTCCCGCAACTCAGGGCACCTGCCGCGCACTTGGTCCACCAGTGAGCGATAGTCGCTGGTCCTGTGCGCGAGCGAGGCGATCAGCACCGAGATGCCGGCCTGCTTGAGGACGTACTCCAACTCGTGGGCACGGTAGGCCGGGTTGATGTTGACCATGATCGCGCCGATGCGTGCGGTTGCGTACTGGACGAGGACCCACTCGGGACAGTTGACCGCCCAGATCCCGACCCGGTCGCCCTTCGCCACCCCCTTGGCGAGCAGCCCGCGCGCCACCTCGTCGACCGCCGCACCGAACTCGGTGTAGGTCCAGCGCCGCCCGGACGGCACGTCCACCAGGGCCTCGCGGTCGGGGTGGGCGGCGATCGCCCGGTCGAGGTTGGCGCCGATCGTGTCGCCCAGCAGCGGTGTCCCGCTCGTCCCGTGCGTGTACGACAGCCCGCTCACCGGAAGTCCTCCTCGCGGTACTCCGCGTCCGAGCCCGCCGCGGTCGCCTCGCGCAGCTCGATCCTGCGGATCTTGCCGGAGACGGTCTTGGGCAGCGGGGCGAACTCCAGGCGCCGGATGCGCTTGTAGGGGGCGAGGGTCTCCCGGGAGTGCTCGAAGAGCACCTTCGCGGTGTCGGGGCCGGGCTCCCAGCCCTCGGCGAGAACGACGTACGCCTTGGGCACGGCGAGGCGCAGGGCGTCCGGGGCGGGCACCACGGCCGCCTCCGCCACCGCCTCGTGCTCCAGCAGCGCGCTCTCCAGCTCGAAGGGGCTGATCTTGTAGTCGGAGGCCTTGAAGACGTCGTCCGCGCGGCCGACGTAGGTGATGTATCCGTCGTCGTCGCGCGAGCCGATGTCGCCGGTCCGGTAGTAGCCGCCGGCCATCGCCTCCGCCGTACGGTCGGGGTCGCCGTGGTAGCCGGTCATCAGGCCTACAGGGCGTGCCGAGAGGTCGAGCGAGATCTCGCCCTCGGTCGCGCCCGGCGCGCCGGAGACGGGGTCGAGCA includes these proteins:
- a CDS encoding helix-turn-helix domain-containing protein, which codes for MTGTGDEPFITAVKPLVDAMGGEMLPPDEAGPDDVVLAWEGADVVAVRLPQLADSLDHILAAMERKRGKPLADLDRKAKQEVVRILEARGAFSVRHGVETVASALGVSRFTVYNYLNRDKG
- a CDS encoding alpha/beta fold hydrolase; this translates as MRMTVPTELGDISVRRAGPPGAPGVLLLHANPGEGRDYDAVLPALADHHCVFVVDWPGYGDSTVPDPGKVTPEGLVTVAERVLDALGDIGRVAVVGNSVGGYVACRLAEGRYAARIAGLVLVDPAGFTSHNALTRWFCREVMGRPAVARRLVVPLARAYLGGLRTPSARATYARARQLPYDRRKLAVHCAIWRGLAEPATVLADPGGIGVPVLLLWGRRDPVVPAFLDGRRARSALPAHTVSVLLPTGHEPYNERPDLFLRHTMAFLEAPDLATRLRS
- a CDS encoding TIGR04222 domain-containing membrane protein, which encodes MSSGATGRLEAHEIALLRGGPRAAVTVAVLGLHLRGAVEAGRPGTMRAAGATGAPSPPPLTKAVHAALHRPAGMRQLLDRQGVRRALGALRDELRAAGLLRTFPPGRTGAARRLLKALRKEHPLPTNQRGLSTDDVLLAVALHGDRALTALAPRFTRQAGLTGRGGTTEREMRQSWGGGSGGGGFSCGAA
- a CDS encoding AMP-binding protein, translated to MSGLSYTHGTSGTPLLGDTIGANLDRAIAAHPDREALVDVPSGRRWTYTEFGAAVDEVARGLLAKGVAKGDRVGIWAVNCPEWVLVQYATARIGAIMVNINPAYRAHELEYVLKQAGISVLIASLAHRTSDYRSLVDQVRGRCPELRETVYIGDPSWEALTADAAAVPHERLAAVSDELSCDDPVNIQYTSGTTGFPKGATLSHHNILNNGYWVGRTIGYTEQDRVCLPVPFYHCFGMVMGNLGATSHGACIVIPAPSFDPEATLKAVQQERCTSLYGVPTMFIAELNLPDFASYDLTTLRTGIMAGSPCPVEVMKRVVAEMHMEEVSICYGMTETSPVSLQTRMDDDLEHRTGTVGRVLPHIEVKVVDPASGVTQPRGTAGELCTRGYSVMLGYWDEPEKTAEAVDAGRWMHTGDLAMMREDGYVEIVGRIKDMIIRGGENIYPREVEEFLYGHPKIRDVQVVGVPHEKYGEEVLACVIPRDPDDPLTLEELRAYCEGQLAHYKVPRRLQILDSFPMTVSGKVRKVELRERYAR
- a CDS encoding TIM barrel protein — protein: MPGSESSTAADQRFTVNLSILFTELPLLERPAAAAAAGFTAVELWWPWVDTPTPRQSELDALKKAIEDAGVRLTGLNFYAGRLPGPDRGALSVPGEESERFRANIDVVAGFAQSLGCTALNALYGNRVEGVDPAEQDALALENLVLAARAADRIGAILLVEALNRPESPLYPLVSAPAAVGVVDRVNQTTGLGNARFLMDLYHLSMNGEDLPSVIEQYTPRTGHVQIADNPGRGAPGTGSLPLENLLDQLGKAGYEGWVGLEYKPGDRPSAEAFDWLPR
- a CDS encoding 2-hydroxy-3-oxopropionate reductase, with the translated sequence MSNTLPKVAWIGLGIMGSPMSENLIKAGYDVTGYTLEQDKLDRLAAAGGTAAGSIAGAVRDADVIITMVPASPQVEAIAYGPDGILANARRGALLIDMSSITPQTSVDLAAAARDRGIRVLDAPVSGGEAGAVEAVLSIMVGGEQADFDAARPVFEALGKTIVLCGPHGSGQTVKAANQLIVAVNIQACAEAVVFLEKSGVDLKAALDVLGGGLAGSTVLTRKKDNFLGRDFKPGFRIDLHHKDMGIVTDAARNVGAALPVGAVVAQLVASLRAQGDGGLDHSALLRSVERLSGAQV
- the gcl gene encoding glyoxylate carboligase, whose product is MARMTAARAAVEILKREGVTHAFGVPGAAINPFYAALKAAGGIQHTLARHVEGASHMAEGYTRTRPGNIGVCIGTSGPAGTDMITGLYSAIGDSVPILCITGQAPTAVIHKEDFQAVDIASIARPVTKAAVTVLEAAQVPGVFQQAFHLMRSGRPGPVLIDLPADVQQTEIEFDPETYEPLPVYKPAATRAQIEKAIRMLNASERPLIVAGGGVINADASGLLVEFAELTGTPVVPTLMGWGAIPDDHELNAGMVGLQTSHRYGNATFLESDFVLGIGNRWANRHTGRVDVYTAGRTFVHVDIEPTQIGRIFAPDYGITSDAKAALELLVEVARESKAAGELPDRGAWAASAQEKKARLQRRTHFDDIPIKPQRVYEEMNKAFGPETRYVTTIGLSQIAGAQMLHVYRPRHWINCGQAGPLGWTIPAALGVAKADPEASVVALSGDYDFQFMIEELAVGAQHKIPYVHVLVNNSYLGLIRQAQRAFDIDFQVNLEFDNINAPELGVYGVDHVKVAEGLGCRAIRVTDPNDLAAAFEQAKKLAAEFRVPVVVEAILERVTNISMSTTNDIGNVVEFEELATEPGHAPTSIRTLKV
- the uraD gene encoding 2-oxo-4-hydroxy-4-carboxy-5-ureidoimidazoline decarboxylase, whose translation is MTSTSTPPGLARFNAMEEHTALAVLHEACASTAWGKRLLAARPYTTAGELYAANDSAMAELTAEDLAEAMAGHPPIGRPKPGDPTSAREQRGMAGASEELKAEMLDLNLAYQEKFGHVFLICATGLTGEQMRDAVGERIGNTPEREREIVRTELGKINRIRLARLVEEDARP